TCGGTCCCCGCCAGGGGCGCCCGCACCGCGTCCCTGCCTACCGCCACCGCCTGCAGCTGGGCCCTCAGTCCCGCCTGCTCCTCGGCGAACACCTTCCTGAGGAAGCTGGCCTCCATGGCCAGGGAGACCAGGCTGGCCTCCGCGTCGCTGTTGCCCAGCGCCACCCGGCTGGCCTCCTCCCGGGCCCTGCGCAGCGCCTCCTCGGCCCGGCTCCTCCGCTCGGCCTCCTCCTCCCAGCGCTCGCGCAGCCGGGCCAGCTCCTCGCGCACCCGCTCCCGCTGGGCCTCCATGTGCGACTTCTCCAcggcctcctcctccagctgggactgcagGGCGCGCGCCTCCTCCTCGTACAGCCGCTGGAGGCGCGGCGGGTTGGCCAGGCTCCGCCGCAGGCCCTCCAGCTGGCCCAGCAGCGCCCGGTTGTGCGTCTCCAGCTCCCGCACGCGCTCGATGTAGCAGGCGAAGCGGTTGTTGAGGTCCACCAGCTGCTCGCGCTCCTGCGCCCGCGTGTCCCGCAGCTCGCCGCTCAGCACGCTGGCCTGGGACAGGTCGCAGCGCTCGCCCCCCATCATCACCGACCCACCGGGCAACAGGCTGCGGTCACAGCGCGGGGACCCTCTCCTCTGGAGCACTCCCGCCGCCGAcgacagagggaaggaggaggaggcggcggaggaggcggagaaggaggagtgTGTCGGCCGGTGGAGCCGGCTGGAGGAGACGAGGCGAGATGAGGATGTGAAGGAGTCATCCCACAAGCGCCTGGataaggagggagaaagaaaagggTCGTAGCTCATGATGATGGTTTCTGTTGGTTGgctgatgttgttttttttggtttgtttttttttggtttgtttgttgttggttgGCTGATGAAGGTGATGATAGTTTGGGTTGTTTCTGTGTTTTAAGTCCCCCTTGTTCTGCACACCATCGGTGAGGATGGACGGGCTGTTTGCACTGCACCAGTTTGGAAATACTGCAGAGCTCCCCTTTATATACTctccccgcgcacacacacacacacacacacacacacacacgctccctctctctttctctctcacacacacacacgctccctctctctttctcacacacacacacacacgctccctctctctttctcacacacacacacacacgctccctctctctctctcacacacacacacgctccctctctctttctctctcacacacacacgctccctctctctttctctctcacacacacacgctagctccctccctctctctctcacacacacacacacgctccctctctctttctctctcacacacacacgctagctccctccctctctctctcacacacaaacacacagacaagctcgcgcgcacacacacacacacactccctctttctcattctcacacacacccacatgcacccccgccctcacacacacacacaggcgcacaaaacacacgctccctctctctttctcacacacatccacacacgttccctatctctctctctctctctctctctctctctctctctctctctctctctctctctctctctctctctctctctcacacacacacacactcactctctctttcacatgcgcacgcacattcTCTGTATctcatgcacgcactctctctctcagtctttgtctgtctgtctctctctcacacacacacacacacacacacacacacacacacacacacacacacacacacacacacacacacacacacacacacacacacacacacacacaggagcctgcATCAGTACGGTCAGCTCCTTAGCAGCCAATCGGGCGGCTGTGTAATGAGGTAAGGTGTGGGTTGATATTGTGTCTATTGGGCAGAAGATGGCAAGGATCTTAAAGTGGTAGGGCAGATTTTCCCACAGAAATGACTTCATGACTTCTACAAGTTAACTCTTATCAGTTGGAGATGTGGTGTCAGTGTGTCTCATAGTGTAACGTGTATGAGAACAGCTCACTTGACATTTGAACGCTACCCATTCAGTatatgactgagactggaagTGTGTGGCAACTTTACATGTGACCTCAGCAAATATGCTCATCTACTCAGGGCATACAAAATGACAGAGAGGAAACACAAAACTGATATTTAATTCCTTGCACGGCCCCAAGCACtaagtgagagaggaagaaaagaaatagCGAGTActgagaacagagaaagagagagagaaagagagctgcagggagagaggagagggggataaaaaCTGAGCTGATACCTCCAATTGCTGATTATGTATGAAGATGTCAAGTTTTCATCTGTGTTTGCATTTTGTAGGAGCTCACTCCTGCATActtaagtaggctatgtgtgcacacacacacacacacacacacacacacacacacacacacacacacacacacacacacacacacacacacacacacacacacacacacttttgctatCCTCATGGTGACCTACCATTAGGTATAAAATCACTCaaaatcattaggcctacatctgtaCAGACCAAAGAAAGGCAATGCAAAGCACTTTTAATGACAACCAAATggaccacaaaaaaataaaataaataggcctacattaaaaaaaaaacactggaagATTAGCCTACTGGCGACCATATGTTAGGTGACGGACCAACAAACAAATCACCCCTTGCCAGATTTTCCTATCTGGAGTCTGGTGCGCGGTCAGGACACACACGTTCTAGCCAATCCCTTTTAGAATTTCCTTGGAACAGATTGTGTGTGGTGTTCGTGACGCTATTGAAATTAAATTGGCTTTTTTGCCATGGCTGTACAGGTGTCCAATGATCCTTGGTGTGTAGGCTAATTAAAACAATTAAGGCCCATGCCCACGACAACCATAACGATAGATGGAGAGACAGTCGGATAGTTCTGTAGGCTACAGatgatgtaggctactttgatccCTGCATTCTGTTTGTGTATCAGTGTCGTGCTTGTCTGACAGACAGCTGTGGGTGGACGGTGAAGATGTACATCGCTGAAGTCCATGAAACCCTGAATTAACTCAGACTTCATTATTTTCTCCGTGGCCAATGACATTGCAACTAAGAGCCTACGTACATTAGTGAGCAAGACATTGAGCCAGAGAGGGAGATGTGGATAGAGACTGTTATCCGCATGTGATAGCTTGGCTACTTTTCATCGTTTTGACAGTTATCGTAGGTTGTTATGACAACACGCTATTCTAATCCGGAAACGAGTTCAGCTAAAGATGGCGGTACAGGAGCCGATGGCGTTACCGATGCGCCTGAGGAACCAGCTTC
This is a stretch of genomic DNA from Engraulis encrasicolus isolate BLACKSEA-1 chromosome 19, IST_EnEncr_1.0, whole genome shotgun sequence. It encodes these proteins:
- the neff2 gene encoding alpha-internexin isoform X2, producing the protein MRLWDDSFTSSSRLVSSSRLHRPTHSSFSASSAASSSFPLSSAAGVLQRRGSPRCDRSLLPGGSVMMGGERCDLSQASVLSGELRDTRAQEREQLVDLNNRFACYIERVRELETHNRALLGQLEGLRRSLANPPRLQRLYEEEARALQSQLEEEAVEKSHMEAQRERVREELARLRERWEEEAERRSRAEEALRRAREEASRVALGNSDAEASLVSLAMEASFLRKVFAEEQAGLRAQLQAVAVGRDAVRAPLAGTDLSGALREIRGQYERLASRNTASAEEWFRGKMAAAAEVVQRNEEAVRMVREETAEYRRQLQARSAELEVLRSTIDSLNSQMAELEEEQGKEVANYQGRVLDLERDIGDAKEEMSRYLRDYQDLLNVKMALDIEIAAYRKLLEGEEVRLTFSALPALA
- the neff2 gene encoding alpha-internexin isoform X1, which produces MSYDPFLSPSLSRRLWDDSFTSSSRLVSSSRLHRPTHSSFSASSAASSSFPLSSAAGVLQRRGSPRCDRSLLPGGSVMMGGERCDLSQASVLSGELRDTRAQEREQLVDLNNRFACYIERVRELETHNRALLGQLEGLRRSLANPPRLQRLYEEEARALQSQLEEEAVEKSHMEAQRERVREELARLRERWEEEAERRSRAEEALRRAREEASRVALGNSDAEASLVSLAMEASFLRKVFAEEQAGLRAQLQAVAVGRDAVRAPLAGTDLSGALREIRGQYERLASRNTASAEEWFRGKMAAAAEVVQRNEEAVRMVREETAEYRRQLQARSAELEVLRSTIDSLNSQMAELEEEQGKEVANYQGRVLDLERDIGDAKEEMSRYLRDYQDLLNVKMALDIEIAAYRKLLEGEEVRLTFSALPALA